One window from the genome of Rhodopseudomonas sp. P2A-2r encodes:
- a CDS encoding ABC transporter substrate-binding protein, whose product MISRRSLLTTALTLGAMKAFPGLSYAQARPLVFATFTGSWEEAHKAVLVPAFRKANADAAIVLDPMLSVDQIAKINAARANPPIDVMLHDPGPALVAIGQDLAEPYPVEKSAYYKDLIAEAQEPMGPAPFFQVVGLTYNPETIKKPPTSWADLWNPEFKGRVGITNLNSTLGTGWLVEVARMHGGSEANIDPGFKALEALKPNLAAVAANPGALATLFQQGQVDISPGNFNAIQILKARGVPVEFVAPKEGAIAFKTTIHIVKNSPNKELAFKLIEASLSPEVQTTLMNSPYLIVPTNAKVPMGGEIARVLARDTEELKKKFVFQDWKKINEQRSAWIERFNREIKI is encoded by the coding sequence ATGATCAGTCGCAGAAGCCTTCTCACCACCGCATTGACCCTTGGCGCCATGAAGGCGTTTCCCGGGCTGAGCTACGCCCAGGCGCGCCCGCTGGTGTTCGCCACCTTCACCGGTAGCTGGGAGGAAGCCCACAAGGCGGTGCTGGTACCGGCGTTCCGCAAGGCCAATGCCGACGCGGCCATAGTGCTCGACCCGATGCTGTCCGTCGACCAGATCGCCAAGATCAACGCGGCGCGCGCCAATCCGCCGATCGACGTGATGCTGCACGATCCCGGCCCGGCGCTGGTGGCGATCGGCCAGGATCTCGCCGAGCCCTATCCCGTAGAGAAGAGCGCGTACTACAAGGACCTGATCGCCGAGGCGCAGGAGCCGATGGGGCCGGCGCCGTTCTTCCAGGTGGTGGGCCTGACCTACAATCCCGAGACCATCAAGAAGCCACCGACCTCCTGGGCCGACCTGTGGAATCCGGAATTCAAAGGCCGCGTCGGCATCACCAACCTCAATTCCACGCTCGGCACCGGATGGCTGGTCGAGGTGGCCCGCATGCACGGCGGCTCGGAAGCCAATATCGATCCCGGCTTCAAGGCGCTGGAAGCGCTGAAGCCCAATCTCGCCGCGGTCGCCGCCAATCCCGGCGCGCTCGCTACCCTGTTCCAGCAGGGCCAGGTCGACATCTCGCCCGGCAATTTCAACGCCATCCAGATCCTCAAGGCGCGCGGCGTGCCGGTGGAATTCGTGGCGCCCAAGGAAGGCGCCATCGCCTTCAAGACCACCATTCATATCGTCAAGAACTCGCCCAACAAGGAGCTCGCCTTCAAGCTGATCGAGGCGTCGCTGTCACCGGAGGTGCAGACCACCTTGATGAACTCGCCGTACCTGATCGTGCCGACCAATGCCAAGGTGCCGATGGGCGGCGAGATCGCCCGCGTGCTGGCCAGGGACACCGAGGAGTTGAAGAAGAAGTTCGTGTTCCAGGACTGGAAGAAGATCAACGAGCAGCGCTCGGCCTGGATCGAACGCTTCAACCGCGAAATCAAGATCTGA
- a CDS encoding ABC transporter ATP-binding protein codes for MPEPKGGRSLVIDAVTHRYAGGAIAVENINLDVKGGEIIALLGPSGCGKTTLLRIVAGFIAQSQGRIIIGDDIVDRLPPNRRAVGIVFQNYALFPHLTIAENVAYGLAARNVDKATQRSEAQRLLDLVQLSSMGERLPRQLSGGQQQRVALARALAIKPSILLLDEPFAALDKNLRLDMQIEVKRLQRVSGITTVIVTHDQEEALSMADRVAVLSQGHLEQFGSPSDVYDRPQTLFVNTFVGSTNRMPGTLIAMDPTGAKVRLDAGAEIIARPAAKGIAEGGRVTVCIRPEHLQFVTDTSGFAGVVGMALPLGTTVVHEITTADGSGVKVSQARFGETRLLESGVAVRVAPLAPALANVFPASL; via the coding sequence ATGCCTGAGCCGAAGGGCGGTCGTTCGCTGGTCATCGATGCCGTCACGCATCGTTATGCAGGCGGCGCGATCGCGGTGGAAAACATCAACCTCGACGTGAAAGGCGGCGAGATCATCGCGCTGCTGGGACCATCCGGTTGCGGCAAGACCACGCTTTTGCGCATCGTCGCCGGCTTCATCGCCCAGAGCCAGGGCCGCATCATCATCGGCGACGACATCGTCGATCGCCTGCCGCCCAACCGCCGCGCGGTCGGCATCGTGTTTCAGAACTATGCGCTGTTTCCGCACCTGACCATTGCCGAGAACGTCGCCTATGGCCTCGCCGCGCGCAACGTCGACAAGGCGACCCAGCGCAGCGAGGCGCAGCGCCTGCTCGATCTGGTGCAGCTCTCGTCCATGGGCGAGCGGCTGCCGCGGCAGCTGTCCGGCGGCCAGCAGCAGCGCGTGGCGCTGGCCCGCGCGCTGGCCATCAAGCCGTCGATCCTGCTGCTGGACGAGCCGTTCGCCGCCCTCGACAAGAACCTGCGGCTCGACATGCAGATCGAGGTCAAGCGGTTGCAGCGGGTGTCGGGCATTACCACCGTGATCGTCACCCACGACCAGGAGGAAGCGCTGTCCATGGCCGACCGCGTGGCCGTGCTGAGCCAGGGGCATCTCGAACAGTTCGGCTCCCCATCGGATGTCTACGACCGGCCGCAGACGCTGTTCGTCAACACCTTCGTCGGCTCCACCAACCGCATGCCCGGCACGCTGATCGCAATGGACCCGACCGGCGCCAAGGTGCGGCTCGACGCCGGCGCCGAGATCATCGCCCGGCCGGCCGCGAAGGGGATTGCCGAGGGTGGCCGCGTCACCGTCTGCATCCGGCCGGAGCATCTGCAGTTCGTCACCGACACGTCGGGCTTCGCCGGCGTGGTCGGCATGGCGCTGCCGCTCGGCACCACGGTCGTCCATGAGATCACCACCGCCGACGGCTCGGGCGTGAAAGTTTCCCAGGCGCGTTTCGGCGAGACGCGCCTGCTGGAGAGCGGCGTCGCGGTACGCGTGGCTCCGCTCGCCCCCGCCCTCGCCAATGTGTTTCCCGCCTCCCTTTAG
- a CDS encoding helix-turn-helix transcriptional regulator yields MRGDINGARVCLAKARSGLFYRSAVRPMTTEALNRATELHGGDCAMGQYITVEELPRYAPGELMLDSLAVGKPDFRLRVFRYAPSDIWIPPSENFLVVVYRTGTTSMNRRVTGSWKRDDVGRGASTLLTRAEASNWRWGHDVEVSHFYISPALMTKTASEAFDRDAQAIELHDLLRAEDPILTWISDQMVQEVAEGGPGGRLCYDALALQASVHILRKYASVRFKMPSAQGRFRPAHARMIEDYIEHHIARNITLEELANICNCTPVQFARKFSVHYGVRPHAYVLGCKVARACQYLSKDRLALKEIALLCGFSDQSHLNRVFRRHMNLTPAEYRKQSA; encoded by the coding sequence ATGCGCGGCGACATCAACGGCGCCAGAGTCTGCTTGGCAAAAGCCAGAAGCGGTCTATTCTACCGGTCTGCCGTTAGGCCAATGACAACAGAAGCGCTCAACCGCGCCACAGAGTTGCACGGAGGAGACTGTGCGATGGGCCAATACATCACGGTCGAGGAGCTGCCCCGCTATGCTCCCGGTGAACTGATGCTGGACAGCCTTGCGGTGGGAAAGCCCGATTTTCGATTGCGGGTGTTCCGCTATGCGCCATCTGATATCTGGATTCCACCTTCCGAGAACTTTCTCGTCGTCGTCTACAGGACCGGGACGACATCGATGAACCGCCGCGTCACCGGTTCCTGGAAACGCGACGACGTCGGCCGTGGCGCCAGCACGCTGCTGACCCGCGCGGAAGCTTCGAACTGGCGATGGGGACATGACGTCGAGGTCAGCCATTTCTACATCTCGCCGGCCCTGATGACCAAGACGGCGAGCGAGGCCTTCGACCGCGACGCGCAGGCCATCGAACTCCACGACCTGCTCCGCGCCGAAGATCCCATCCTGACCTGGATCAGCGATCAGATGGTCCAGGAAGTTGCCGAGGGCGGTCCGGGCGGTCGGCTGTGCTACGATGCGCTGGCACTTCAGGCCAGCGTGCACATCCTGCGGAAATATGCGTCCGTGCGCTTCAAAATGCCCTCCGCCCAGGGCCGCTTCAGGCCAGCCCATGCCCGCATGATAGAGGACTATATCGAGCATCACATCGCCAGAAATATCACGCTGGAGGAATTGGCCAACATCTGCAACTGCACGCCGGTGCAGTTCGCACGCAAATTCAGCGTGCATTACGGCGTGCGGCCGCATGCCTATGTCCTGGGCTGCAAGGTGGCGCGCGCATGCCAGTACCTGAGCAAGGATCGGCTGGCGCTCAAGGAAATCGCACTGCTCTGCGGCTTTTCGGATCAGAGCCACCTCAATCGGGTGTTCCGTCGCCACATGAACCTCACTCCGGCAGAATATCGCAAGCAATCGGCGTGA
- a CDS encoding flavin-containing monooxygenase: protein MTEAATTSNGSNGAHPTEKRDAVVIGAGVAGLYQLYRLREQGLNVTAIDAASGVGGTWYWNRYPGARFDSESYIYQYLFSEELYTGWSWSEKFPGQPEIERWLNYVADRLDLRRDIQFGTTVKSAHFNEATQRWLVTTDKGRGIDTQFLVACCGMLSAPYVSFPGQEAFKGQLFHTARWPEQPIDFAGKRVAVIGNGATGIQVVQSIAGEVGHLKVFVRTPQYVIPMKNPKYGAAEAAAYKAKFAHLTARLPHTFTGFEYDFEQAWADLTPPQRRAVLEDCWNDGSLKLWLSSFAEMFFDEEVNAEISEFVRQKMRERLKDPKLCDLLIPSDYGFGTHRVPLEQNYLEAFHRSNVEIVSVKGNPIDCVTETGIRTADGTVHDVDIIVLATGFDAGTGALTRIDIRGRGGRSLKDDWSRDIRTTMGLQIHGYPNLFTTAVPLAPSAALCNMTTCLQQQVEWIDACIAYMRRKSLNVVEPTKETEDGWVAHHDETANATLIAKTSSWYLGSNIPGKPRRLLSYCGGVGVYREKCDEVAANDYRGFAMQ from the coding sequence ATGACGGAAGCTGCGACCACATCCAATGGAAGCAACGGCGCCCACCCGACGGAAAAGCGTGACGCAGTCGTGATCGGGGCCGGCGTCGCCGGGCTGTATCAGCTGTATCGCCTGCGCGAACAGGGATTGAATGTCACAGCGATCGACGCGGCGTCGGGTGTGGGTGGGACGTGGTACTGGAATCGCTATCCGGGCGCACGGTTCGATTCCGAAAGTTATATCTATCAGTATCTGTTTTCCGAAGAACTCTACACGGGATGGAGCTGGAGCGAGAAGTTTCCGGGCCAGCCGGAGATCGAACGCTGGCTGAACTATGTGGCCGATCGTCTCGATCTGCGTCGCGACATCCAGTTCGGCACCACGGTCAAAAGTGCGCATTTCAATGAAGCCACGCAGCGCTGGCTCGTCACCACCGACAAGGGGCGGGGGATCGACACGCAGTTTCTGGTGGCCTGCTGCGGTATGCTGTCGGCTCCTTACGTGTCGTTTCCCGGCCAGGAGGCGTTCAAGGGACAGCTGTTTCACACCGCGCGTTGGCCGGAACAGCCGATCGATTTCGCCGGCAAGCGGGTCGCGGTCATCGGCAACGGCGCAACCGGCATTCAGGTCGTTCAGTCCATCGCCGGCGAGGTCGGTCACCTCAAGGTATTCGTTCGCACGCCGCAATACGTCATTCCGATGAAGAATCCAAAATACGGTGCGGCGGAGGCCGCCGCCTACAAGGCCAAGTTCGCACACCTCACGGCGCGGTTGCCGCACACCTTCACCGGATTCGAATATGACTTCGAGCAGGCCTGGGCCGACCTGACGCCGCCCCAGCGCCGTGCGGTGCTGGAGGATTGCTGGAACGACGGCTCGCTGAAGCTGTGGCTGTCGTCCTTCGCGGAGATGTTCTTCGACGAGGAGGTCAATGCCGAAATCTCCGAATTCGTGCGCCAGAAGATGCGCGAGCGGCTCAAGGATCCGAAACTGTGCGACCTGCTGATTCCGTCCGACTACGGTTTCGGGACGCACCGCGTTCCGCTGGAGCAGAACTATCTCGAAGCCTTCCATCGCTCCAATGTCGAGATCGTCAGCGTCAAAGGCAATCCGATCGACTGCGTGACGGAAACCGGCATCAGGACCGCGGACGGCACGGTGCACGACGTGGATATCATCGTTCTCGCCACCGGATTCGACGCTGGCACGGGAGCGCTGACGCGAATCGATATCAGGGGCCGTGGCGGGCGATCGTTGAAGGACGACTGGAGCCGGGATATCCGCACCACCATGGGCCTGCAGATTCACGGCTATCCCAACCTGTTCACCACGGCGGTGCCGCTGGCACCCTCGGCCGCGCTCTGCAACATGACCACCTGCCTGCAGCAGCAGGTCGAATGGATCGATGCCTGCATCGCCTATATGCGCCGCAAAAGCCTCAACGTCGTCGAGCCCACAAAGGAGACGGAAGACGGCTGGGTCGCCCATCATGACGAGACCGCCAACGCCACGCTGATTGCCAAGACCAGCTCCTGGTATCTGGGCTCGAATATTCCGGGCAAGCCGCGCCGCCTGCTGTCTTATTGTGGCGGTGTCGGCGTCTACCGGGAAAAGTGCGACGAGGTGGCGGCCAACGACTACCGGGGATTTGCGATGCAATAG
- a CDS encoding serine hydrolase domain-containing protein yields MSENFSFAADAVLEGVVSSTPRVPGVVAMVTDRHRNIYEGAAGKRRLDQPADMTTDSVFAIFSTTKAITGTAVLQLVEDGKLDLDAPATRYVPEIGKLQVIDGFDAAGEPVLRAPKREITTRMLMVHTAGLSYDFTNRTYLRLAQEKGQPSVITASKACLMTPLLFDPGDRWEYGTNLDWCGQIVEAIAGRRLGEVFKTRIFEPLGIADMTFELTDPLRRRLAGVHARNADGSLTPMDFELPADSEVHMGGHGLYGTVGDYMRFIRMWLNDGAGEHGRVLKADTVRMAEKNHLGSHKVTAITGANPALCNDAEFFPGQSKSWALSFMVNDEEAPTGRPAGALGWAGLANLFYWIDRRNGFGGFWATQILPFGDPTSFIGYMNFETAFYQSLRQRMAG; encoded by the coding sequence ATGAGCGAGAACTTCAGTTTTGCCGCCGATGCCGTGCTTGAAGGTGTCGTGTCATCGACGCCACGCGTCCCCGGCGTGGTCGCGATGGTGACGGACCGTCATCGCAACATCTATGAAGGTGCCGCCGGCAAGCGCCGGCTCGATCAGCCGGCCGACATGACGACCGACAGCGTCTTCGCCATCTTTTCCACCACCAAGGCGATCACCGGCACCGCCGTCCTGCAACTGGTCGAGGACGGCAAGCTCGATCTCGACGCGCCCGCCACGCGCTACGTGCCCGAGATCGGCAAGCTGCAGGTCATCGACGGCTTCGACGCCGCAGGCGAGCCGGTGCTGCGCGCGCCGAAGCGCGAGATCACGACCCGCATGCTGATGGTTCACACGGCAGGTCTCAGCTATGACTTCACCAACCGAACCTATCTCCGGCTGGCACAGGAGAAGGGCCAGCCCAGCGTCATCACCGCGTCGAAGGCCTGCCTGATGACGCCACTGCTGTTCGATCCCGGTGATCGCTGGGAATACGGCACCAACCTGGACTGGTGCGGTCAGATCGTCGAGGCGATCGCCGGCCGCCGGCTCGGCGAGGTCTTCAAGACGCGGATCTTCGAGCCGTTGGGCATTGCCGACATGACGTTCGAACTCACGGATCCGTTGCGGCGCCGGCTGGCCGGTGTTCACGCGCGCAACGCCGATGGCTCGCTGACGCCGATGGATTTCGAACTGCCGGCCGATTCCGAGGTGCATATGGGCGGCCACGGCCTCTACGGCACGGTCGGCGACTACATGCGCTTTATACGCATGTGGTTGAACGACGGCGCGGGCGAGCACGGCCGCGTGCTGAAGGCCGACACCGTGCGCATGGCCGAGAAGAACCACCTCGGCAGCCACAAGGTCACCGCCATCACCGGCGCCAATCCTGCTTTGTGCAACGACGCGGAATTCTTCCCCGGCCAGTCGAAATCCTGGGCCCTGAGTTTCATGGTCAATGACGAGGAGGCGCCCACCGGCCGGCCCGCCGGCGCGCTTGGCTGGGCCGGGCTGGCCAACCTGTTCTACTGGATCGACCGGCGCAACGGCTTCGGCGGCTTCTGGGCCACCCAGATCCTTCCCTTCGGCGATCCGACCTCGTTCATCGGCTACATGAATTTCGAGACGGCATTCTACCAGAGCCTGCGGCAGCGCATGGCCGGATAG
- a CDS encoding IS110 family transposase, which produces MKQYVGLDVSQRETAVCVVSETGQLIFEGKAKSDPGALTDLLRKHAPLAERIGFETGAMSSWLWHELRRVDLPVVCIDARHAHAALSVRMNKSDQNDARGLAELVRVGWYREVKVKSEESQKVRAILVARSRLVSMRRDIENQVRSLIKEYGLLFPRAIGQQFRNQVSELLGNDHQLLSVTAPLLSIHEHICQQQSKFDDEVRRLAKSDETTRRLMTVPGVGVVTALTFRHTIDDPSRFRSASTVGAYLGLTPRRNQSGETDTSGKISRWGDRLLRTYLFEAATVLLYRTKKWSSLKVWGMKLAKRIGMKKAKVAIARKIAVILHCIWVDGTSFDWGHATPA; this is translated from the coding sequence ATGAAGCAATACGTCGGTCTGGATGTCTCGCAAAGAGAAACCGCAGTGTGCGTGGTCAGCGAAACTGGCCAATTAATCTTCGAGGGAAAGGCTAAGTCAGACCCCGGCGCTCTGACTGACCTGCTTCGTAAACATGCGCCACTGGCGGAGCGCATTGGTTTTGAGACCGGCGCGATGTCAAGCTGGCTTTGGCACGAACTTCGTAGGGTCGATCTACCTGTCGTTTGCATCGATGCGCGGCATGCACACGCGGCACTGTCGGTACGTATGAACAAGAGTGATCAAAATGACGCTCGAGGTCTTGCCGAACTGGTACGGGTCGGTTGGTATCGAGAAGTGAAAGTTAAGAGCGAGGAAAGTCAAAAGGTCCGCGCGATACTCGTCGCGCGATCCCGACTCGTATCCATGCGCCGGGACATTGAGAACCAAGTCCGCAGTCTGATCAAGGAATATGGATTGCTATTCCCTCGCGCCATCGGCCAGCAGTTCCGCAATCAGGTCAGCGAGCTACTCGGCAACGATCACCAGCTTCTCAGCGTGACCGCGCCGCTCCTGTCGATTCATGAGCATATCTGTCAGCAGCAGAGCAAGTTTGACGATGAGGTCCGCCGATTGGCGAAGTCAGACGAGACGACGCGGCGCCTGATGACAGTTCCAGGCGTCGGAGTGGTGACGGCCCTCACGTTCCGCCATACGATCGACGATCCGTCCCGCTTCCGATCGGCCTCTACGGTCGGCGCCTATCTCGGCCTTACGCCTCGGCGCAACCAATCTGGAGAAACCGATACGAGCGGCAAGATATCGCGATGGGGCGACCGTCTTCTCCGAACCTACCTGTTCGAGGCGGCGACTGTCCTGCTTTATCGGACCAAAAAATGGTCCTCCCTCAAGGTCTGGGGAATGAAGCTCGCAAAGCGGATAGGTATGAAGAAGGCGAAGGTCGCTATTGCCAGAAAGATCGCCGTCATCCTTCACTGCATTTGGGTGGATGGCACCTCATTCGACTGGGGCCATGCAACCCCGGCCTAA
- a CDS encoding helix-turn-helix domain-containing protein, whose amino-acid sequence MIPHYFLYEELKSDIEPTFLHIEPIRTRSSRHGWTIRTHTHPNHHQILILDKGGGTIEVEREDWDLSPKSLIVVPALTVHGFRFKRDTNGYVITVASSFLRNVFREDPELLNGFLKPARFLHSQLGEEIDLRKLFVSLQREFVWAAPGRGASIKAYLQLIAVAIGRLHGQHHQPHVSGARDVDTVIRFRELVEEVYRNHPPLATLARKLGVTTARLNSCCREVTGKSSLALINDRVLTEAKRKLLYSEETIAEIGASLGFADPGYFNRFFTRGVGISPGRFRHNSLNAVQA is encoded by the coding sequence ATGATTCCGCACTATTTTCTGTACGAAGAGCTCAAGTCAGACATTGAACCGACGTTTCTGCACATCGAGCCGATCCGCACCAGGAGCAGTCGCCACGGTTGGACGATCCGCACCCACACCCATCCGAACCACCACCAGATACTGATTCTCGACAAGGGCGGAGGCACGATCGAAGTCGAGCGCGAGGATTGGGATCTGTCGCCGAAGAGCCTGATCGTCGTGCCCGCCCTCACCGTCCACGGATTTCGCTTCAAGCGCGACACCAACGGCTACGTGATCACGGTCGCATCGTCGTTCCTGCGGAACGTTTTCCGGGAAGACCCCGAGCTGCTCAACGGCTTCCTCAAACCCGCGCGCTTTCTGCACAGCCAGCTAGGCGAGGAGATCGATCTCCGCAAGCTATTCGTGTCCCTGCAGCGTGAATTCGTCTGGGCGGCCCCCGGCCGTGGCGCCTCGATCAAGGCGTATCTGCAACTCATCGCAGTTGCGATTGGACGGCTGCACGGGCAACATCATCAGCCGCACGTCTCAGGCGCGCGCGATGTCGATACCGTCATCCGGTTCCGTGAGCTGGTGGAGGAGGTCTATCGCAATCATCCGCCGTTGGCGACATTGGCTCGCAAGCTCGGGGTCACGACGGCGCGGCTGAATTCTTGCTGCCGGGAGGTGACTGGCAAGTCCTCACTTGCTTTGATCAATGATCGGGTGCTGACGGAAGCCAAACGAAAGCTGCTCTACTCGGAGGAGACCATCGCTGAGATCGGAGCATCCCTCGGTTTCGCGGATCCAGGATACTTCAATCGATTCTTCACCCGAGGCGTCGGAATTTCGCCTGGACGTTTTCGACATAATTCACTTAACGCTGTGCAGGCTTAG
- a CDS encoding FAD-dependent oxidoreductase: protein MLNDMRRTCDVLVIGSGAGGLSTAITAKKAGLDVVIIEKEEFFGGTTAFSGGVLWVPGNHYARDAGIEDSRDAAITYLRNETGNFYGEKAIDAFLDQGPRMLDFFERETEAKFVLSGYPDYHPDVAGGAMAGRSVTAAAFDARGLGHEIKRLRPPLSTITFIGMMFNSSNEDLKHFFRATRSFKSAVYVIRRLLNHLRELALYGRGVQITSGNALVARLAKTVFDLQIPLLTGTSAQQLIVEQGAVTGALVKHADAEFRISARRAVVLACGGFPHDVERITRAYPHLARGGEHLSPTPAGNTGDGVAMAEQVGGTCDIRFPNAASWMPVSKVPLAGGKVGVFPHLVDRYKPGVIAVDRKGRRFANESNSYHDTGEAMISANEGGTETACWLICDHATIRKYGLGYAKPAPVPIGIYLRNGYLQSASTLDQLAGLVGIDAAALEATVRKFNEGAVRGEDPEFGRGSTAFNRFLGDPDNKPNPNVAPIGKGPYYALKLIMGDLGTFDGLTTDTVGRVLASDSRPIPGLYACGNDRASIMGGNYPGAGITLGPIMTFGYITARHIAGKEDVATYA, encoded by the coding sequence ATGCTGAATGACATGCGGCGCACGTGCGACGTGTTGGTCATCGGATCGGGCGCAGGCGGACTGTCGACTGCGATCACCGCGAAGAAAGCTGGCCTCGACGTCGTGATCATCGAAAAGGAGGAATTCTTCGGCGGAACAACCGCGTTTTCCGGCGGCGTTCTCTGGGTACCGGGAAATCATTATGCCCGCGACGCCGGAATTGAGGATAGCCGAGACGCCGCCATCACCTATCTTCGAAACGAGACCGGCAACTTTTACGGCGAGAAAGCGATCGACGCATTCCTGGATCAAGGTCCCCGCATGCTCGACTTTTTCGAGCGCGAGACCGAAGCAAAATTCGTTCTGTCTGGATATCCGGACTATCACCCTGACGTCGCGGGAGGGGCCATGGCCGGGCGTTCGGTGACGGCCGCTGCTTTTGACGCCCGCGGCCTCGGCCATGAGATCAAGAGGCTGAGGCCGCCGCTCTCGACGATCACGTTCATCGGGATGATGTTCAATTCGTCGAACGAAGATCTCAAGCACTTTTTCCGCGCGACGCGGTCGTTCAAGTCCGCCGTCTATGTGATCAGGCGCTTGCTCAATCACCTCAGGGAGCTGGCGCTGTACGGACGCGGCGTGCAGATCACCAGCGGCAATGCGCTGGTGGCCCGCTTGGCGAAGACCGTGTTCGATTTGCAGATCCCGCTACTGACCGGTACCAGCGCGCAACAGTTGATCGTCGAGCAGGGCGCCGTCACCGGCGCTCTGGTGAAGCACGCCGATGCCGAGTTCAGGATCTCGGCCCGTCGCGCCGTTGTGCTTGCCTGTGGCGGTTTTCCGCATGATGTCGAGCGGATCACGCGCGCCTATCCGCATTTGGCCCGCGGCGGCGAACACCTTTCTCCAACACCTGCCGGCAACACCGGCGATGGCGTGGCGATGGCCGAGCAGGTCGGAGGCACATGCGACATTCGCTTTCCAAATGCCGCGTCCTGGATGCCGGTGTCGAAGGTTCCGCTGGCAGGCGGCAAGGTCGGTGTGTTCCCGCATCTGGTAGATCGCTACAAGCCCGGCGTGATCGCGGTCGATCGCAAGGGGCGACGCTTTGCCAACGAGTCGAATTCCTATCACGACACGGGGGAGGCCATGATCTCTGCCAACGAAGGCGGTACAGAAACGGCGTGCTGGTTGATTTGCGACCACGCCACGATCCGCAAATATGGTCTGGGTTACGCCAAACCGGCACCCGTTCCGATCGGAATCTATCTGCGCAATGGCTACCTGCAGTCGGCGTCGACGCTTGATCAACTCGCCGGTCTCGTCGGCATCGATGCCGCCGCGCTGGAGGCGACCGTGCGCAAATTCAACGAAGGCGCGGTTCGCGGGGAAGATCCCGAATTCGGACGAGGCTCGACGGCGTTCAACCGTTTTCTCGGCGATCCCGACAACAAGCCGAATCCGAACGTCGCCCCGATCGGCAAAGGTCCGTACTACGCGTTGAAGCTCATCATGGGCGATCTCGGCACGTTTGACGGCCTCACCACCGATACGGTCGGCCGGGTGCTGGCTTCGGACTCCAGGCCAATCCCGGGATTGTACGCGTGCGGCAACGACCGCGCGAGCATCATGGGAGGCAATTATCCCGGCGCCGGCATCACGCTCGGCCCCATCATGACGTTCGGCTACATCACCGCCAGACATATCGCCGGCAAGGAAGACGTCGCGACATATGCCTGA